In the Microcaecilia unicolor chromosome 10, aMicUni1.1, whole genome shotgun sequence genome, one interval contains:
- the GPR87 gene encoding G-protein coupled receptor 87 has product MELNNANKLSEYQLDQEDILLNSTTNLQINSTHGSELIRIGLPVLYLIIFLGSIILNTLALWIFFHIRSTTSFIFYLKNIMVADLLMTLTFPFKIIQASGLGPWNFNFFLCRYSMVLFYTNMYISIAFLGLISIDRYLKVVKPFGSSKMYSIKFTKSLSAGIWIGMATLALPNIILTNVQPTRDNVAECIKLKNPLGVKWHEAVIYADMCLFVVVLIVLIVCYISISKHIYKSSKQFISPSSRRRKHNQSIRAVVAVFFTCFLPYHLCRIPFTFIQLDKNLNEPANRVLYYCKESTLFLSACNVCLDPIIYFFMCKSFSQRLFNRSGIRSRSESIRSLQSIRKSEVRMYCEYTEV; this is encoded by the coding sequence AATACCAGCTGGATCAAGAGGACATATTACTGAATTCTACAACAAATCTACAAATTAATTCTACCCATGGCAGTGAACTCATAAGAATTGGCCTCCCAGTCCTTTATCTGATCATATTTCTGGGGAGCATCATACTAAATACCTTAGCTCTATGGATTTTCTTCCACATCAGAAGCACTACAAGCTTCATTTTCTACCTCAAAAACATTATGGTGGCAGATCTTCTAATGACGCTGACTTTCCCATTCAAAATCATCCAAGCTTCAGGACTTGGACCATGGAACTTTAACTTCTTCCTCTGTCGATACTCAATGGTTTTGTTTTATACTAATATGTACATTAGTATTGCATTTCTTGGATTAATTAGCATTGACCGATACCTCAAAGTGGTCAAACCATTTGGGAGTTCTAAAATGTACAGTATAAAATTTACGAAGAGTTTGTCCGCAGGAATATGGATTGGTATGGCCACGTTGGCCTTGCCTAATATAATTCTTACAAATGTTCAACCAACAAGAGACAATGTAGCGGAGTGCATAAAACTTAAAAACCCCTTGGGAGTAAAATggcatgaagcagtcatttatgcTGACATGTGTTTGTTTGTAGTTGTGTTGATTGTACTCATTGTATGTTACATTTCAATATCCAAGCACATATATAAATCCAGTAAACAATTTATTAGTCCATCAAGTAGAAGAAGAAAACATAATCAAAGTATACGTGCTGTTGTGGCTGTATTTTTCACCTGTTTTCTACCATATCATTTATGCAGAATCCCTTTTACGTTTATCCAGTTAGATAAGAACTTGAATGAGCCTGCAAACAGAGTTTTGTACTACTGCAAGGAGtctaccctctttctctctgcatgcAATGTATGTCTTGATCCAATCATCTACTTTTTTATGTGTAAATCATTTTCACAAAGGCTGTTCAACAGATCAGGTATAAGATCTAGAAGTGAAAGTATTCGATCACTTCAGAGCATCAGAAAATCGGAGGTACGCATGTACTGTGAATACACGGAAGTATAA